The bacterium genome window below encodes:
- a CDS encoding M14 family metallopeptidase translates to MKTIHESLIWNEIQVTAHAAAQHIPLKYGEAGTTGTRATLIAGTHGDEGPWSALAIKMLCQHPFAKLTGRLRVVFTANALAAEVERRNSWIDSPNSIDLDSVFPGNSEGSHTDRLAASIAPLVADSDVVIDLHGGGTWCINAFVKRFEGSEQLAADLGAPFISNAPNKRGGLTTYARSLGIKVANVEVGGRSSKEMYWTERNAKGLERALFRLGVLALDTTPAPAERSIDVSATEAMRAKVGGIFVPTLREDAVGTIVPTGTEMGKILDLHTLAELQIFTAPYERTAMMLMRP, encoded by the coding sequence TTGAAGACGATTCATGAATCATTGATCTGGAACGAAATCCAGGTCACTGCCCACGCCGCCGCACAGCACATCCCGCTGAAATATGGCGAAGCCGGTACGACTGGGACTCGCGCGACTCTCATCGCCGGGACGCACGGCGACGAAGGGCCCTGGTCCGCCCTGGCGATCAAAATGCTTTGCCAGCACCCTTTTGCGAAGCTCACCGGACGGCTGCGCGTCGTCTTTACCGCCAATGCTCTGGCAGCCGAGGTTGAGCGCCGCAATTCATGGATCGATTCCCCAAACTCAATCGACTTAGACAGCGTCTTCCCAGGCAACAGCGAAGGCTCGCACACCGACCGCCTCGCGGCATCCATTGCCCCGTTGGTCGCTGACAGCGATGTGGTCATCGACCTCCACGGCGGCGGCACGTGGTGTATCAACGCCTTTGTCAAACGCTTCGAAGGATCCGAACAGCTTGCTGCCGATCTGGGTGCGCCCTTCATCAGCAATGCTCCTAACAAGCGCGGCGGTCTAACCACGTACGCCCGCTCGCTGGGGATCAAGGTCGCGAATGTTGAAGTGGGCGGGCGTTCGAGCAAGGAAATGTATTGGACGGAGCGGAATGCCAAGGGTCTCGAGCGTGCCCTCTTTCGCCTCGGCGTCCTGGCACTCGACACCACCCCCGCTCCGGCTGAGAGATCCATCGATGTGAGCGCAACGGAAGCCATGCGCGCCAAGGTGGGTGGAATTTTCGTGCCCACCTTGCGCGAAGATGCTGTCGGCACCATCGTCCCGACTGGGACCGAGATGGGCAAAATCCTGGACCTGCACACCCTCGCCGAGTTGCAGATCTTCACCGCTCCCTACGAACGGACCGCCATGATGCTCATGCGCCC
- a CDS encoding SDR family oxidoreductase — protein sequence MLVKDSVALVTGAARGLGWGIARAFGIAGARVCVTDISDDELARCARDLGADGTEFQVCRSDVADLAECKSMVTKIVDRWGRLDVVVHNAIYMPLITFEATTPEEWSRQINVGIGGLFNCSYAVWHQMKEQRWGHIIGIASGSSIRGYKEEIAYCTIKHGIEGFVKALSLEAKQHNIALNTIGPGIRIKPTRMTWAEYDQAPPGLRASWADPVELGKAWVWLAAQPPSRFSGYRFDAAKLVQTIAREGDDFEFAAEKVTLYPDDFRARQELYSRHAE from the coding sequence ATGTTAGTAAAAGATAGCGTTGCCCTTGTCACCGGCGCGGCGCGGGGTTTAGGATGGGGAATCGCCCGGGCGTTTGGCATCGCGGGCGCGAGGGTTTGCGTCACCGACATTAGCGACGACGAACTTGCGCGCTGCGCCCGAGACCTGGGCGCCGACGGCACAGAGTTTCAGGTTTGCCGTTCCGATGTGGCGGACCTCGCCGAGTGCAAGAGCATGGTGACGAAGATCGTCGATCGCTGGGGGCGGCTGGATGTCGTGGTGCACAACGCGATTTACATGCCGCTGATCACGTTTGAAGCGACCACGCCGGAGGAATGGTCACGTCAAATCAATGTCGGCATCGGCGGACTGTTCAATTGCTCCTACGCCGTTTGGCATCAGATGAAAGAGCAACGCTGGGGCCACATCATCGGCATCGCGAGCGGCTCCAGCATTCGCGGCTATAAAGAGGAGATCGCGTACTGCACGATCAAGCACGGAATCGAAGGATTCGTGAAGGCGCTTTCGCTTGAGGCCAAGCAACATAATATCGCGCTTAATACGATCGGTCCGGGTATCCGCATCAAGCCGACGCGCATGACCTGGGCGGAGTACGATCAAGCCCCTCCGGGGCTGAGAGCGAGCTGGGCGGATCCGGTCGAACTCGGCAAGGCGTGGGTGTGGCTTGCTGCACAGCCACCTAGCCGGTTCAGCGGCTATCGTTTCGACGCCGCGAAGCTGGTCCAGACCATCGCGCGGGAGGGTGACGATTTTGAGTTCGCGGCCGAAAAGGTCACGCTCTATCCGGACGATTTTCGCGCGCGCCAGGAGCTGTACAGCAGGCATGCAGAATAG